The following are from one region of the Rhizobacter sp. AJA081-3 genome:
- a CDS encoding CbbQ/NirQ/NorQ/GpvN family protein, which produces MMELMSARQVAAVPYYAAQGSECTLFEQAHASRLPLLIKGPTGCGKTRFVEHMAARLGRPLVTVSCHDDLSAADLVGRHLIGGGDTVWCDGPLTRAVREGAICYLDEVVEARKDTTVVLHPLADDRRVLPIERTGELLAAAPGFMLVISYNPGYQNLLKGLKPSTRQRFVALTLGYPVPDIERSIVQAESGCTAAVAQQLVQLAQALRRLTDHDLEETASTRLLVMAARLAAAGLPLRDSCTAAIVDALTDDADTARALAEVVSAVVGDG; this is translated from the coding sequence ATGATGGAACTGATGAGCGCAAGGCAGGTGGCGGCGGTGCCGTACTACGCCGCCCAGGGCAGCGAATGCACGCTCTTCGAGCAGGCCCATGCGAGCCGCCTGCCGCTGCTGATCAAGGGCCCGACGGGCTGCGGCAAGACGCGCTTCGTCGAGCACATGGCGGCGCGGCTCGGCCGCCCGCTGGTCACGGTGAGCTGCCACGATGACCTCAGCGCGGCCGACCTCGTCGGCCGACATCTGATCGGCGGCGGCGACACCGTGTGGTGCGACGGCCCGCTGACGCGCGCGGTGCGCGAAGGTGCGATCTGCTACCTCGACGAGGTGGTCGAGGCGCGCAAGGACACCACCGTCGTCCTGCACCCGCTGGCCGACGACCGCCGCGTGCTGCCGATCGAGCGCACCGGCGAGCTGCTGGCCGCGGCCCCCGGCTTCATGCTGGTGATCTCCTACAACCCCGGCTACCAGAACCTGCTCAAGGGCCTGAAGCCGAGCACGCGTCAGCGTTTCGTGGCGCTGACGCTGGGTTACCCGGTGCCCGACATCGAGCGCAGCATCGTGCAGGCAGAGAGCGGCTGCACCGCGGCCGTCGCGCAGCAGCTCGTGCAACTCGCGCAGGCGCTGCGCCGCCTCACCGATCACGACCTCGAAGAGACCGCGAGCACGCGGCTGCTGGTGATGGCCGCGCGCCTGGCCGCCGCCGGCCTGCCGCTGCGGGATTCCTGCACGGCCGCGATCGTCGACGCGCTGACCGACGATGCCGACACGGCCCGCGCCCTGGCCGAGGTGGTGAGTGCCGTGGTCGGCGATGGCTGA
- a CDS encoding cbb3-type cytochrome c oxidase subunit I, producing the protein MHIATLKFQSQSVSRLYFIAAIGLFVGQIVFGLTLGLQYLIGDLAFPAIPFNIARMVHTNLLIVWLLFGFMGSAYYLIPEEADTELYSPLFAKILFWIFLFAGAATILGYLLVPYATLAEWTGNDLLKTMGREFLEQPLPTKLGIVIVALGFLFNISMTVLKGRKTAISLVLLMGLWGLALMFLFSFVNPNNLVRDKMYWWFVVHLWVEGTWELILGALLAFVLVKTTGVDREVIDKWLYLIVTMALVTGILGTGHHFFFIGLPGYWHWVGSVFSALEPIPFFMMTLFAFNMVQRRKREHPNQAAVLWAVGTAVMGFLGAGLWGFAHTLSAVNYYTHGSQVTAAHGHLAFYGAYVLVVIAMISYAMPILRGREANPKRAQAVEMWSFWIMTIGMGVMVLALTGAGILQVWLQRMPTENAMSFMNTQDQLRFFYWIRVAGGVMFLAGLLTYLTSFFIGPAADEVEAGSARLQAA; encoded by the coding sequence ATGCACATCGCCACCCTCAAGTTCCAGTCGCAGTCGGTCTCCCGGCTGTACTTCATCGCCGCGATCGGCCTGTTCGTCGGCCAGATCGTCTTCGGGCTCACGCTCGGGCTGCAGTACCTGATCGGCGATCTGGCCTTCCCGGCCATCCCGTTCAACATCGCCCGCATGGTGCACACCAACCTGCTCATCGTGTGGCTGCTGTTCGGCTTCATGGGCTCGGCCTACTACCTGATTCCGGAGGAGGCCGACACCGAGCTGTACAGCCCGCTGTTCGCGAAGATCCTGTTCTGGATCTTCCTCTTCGCCGGCGCGGCCACCATCCTGGGCTACCTGCTGGTGCCCTACGCGACGCTGGCGGAGTGGACTGGCAACGACCTGCTGAAGACGATGGGCCGCGAGTTCCTCGAGCAGCCTTTGCCGACCAAGCTCGGCATCGTGATCGTGGCCCTGGGCTTCCTCTTCAACATCAGCATGACGGTGCTGAAGGGCCGCAAGACGGCGATCTCGCTGGTGCTGCTGATGGGCCTGTGGGGCCTGGCGCTGATGTTCCTGTTCAGCTTCGTCAACCCGAACAACCTGGTGCGCGACAAGATGTACTGGTGGTTCGTCGTCCACCTCTGGGTGGAAGGCACCTGGGAGCTGATCCTCGGCGCGCTGCTCGCCTTCGTGCTGGTCAAGACCACCGGCGTCGACCGCGAGGTGATCGACAAGTGGCTGTACCTGATCGTCACCATGGCGCTGGTCACCGGCATCCTGGGCACCGGCCACCACTTCTTCTTCATCGGCCTGCCGGGCTACTGGCACTGGGTGGGCAGCGTGTTCAGCGCGCTCGAGCCGATCCCCTTCTTCATGATGACGCTGTTCGCCTTCAACATGGTCCAGCGCCGCAAGCGCGAGCACCCGAACCAGGCCGCCGTTCTCTGGGCGGTGGGCACCGCGGTGATGGGCTTTCTCGGCGCCGGCCTGTGGGGCTTCGCGCACACGCTCAGCGCGGTGAACTACTACACCCACGGCAGCCAGGTCACGGCGGCGCACGGCCACCTCGCCTTCTACGGCGCCTATGTGCTCGTCGTCATCGCGATGATCAGCTACGCCATGCCGATCCTGCGCGGCCGCGAAGCCAACCCGAAGCGTGCGCAGGCGGTCGAGATGTGGAGCTTCTGGATCATGACCATCGGCATGGGCGTGATGGTGCTCGCGCTGACCGGCGCCGGCATCCTGCAGGTGTGGCTGCAGCGCATGCCCACCGAGAACGCGATGTCGTTCATGAACACGCAGGACCAGTTGCGCTTCTTCTACTGGATTCGCGTGGCCGGCGGCGTGATGTTCCTGGCCGGGCTGCTGACCTACCTGACGAGCTTCTTCATCGGCCCCGCGGCCGACGAGGTGGAGGCCGGCAGCGCTCGCCTGCAGGCGGCCTGA
- a CDS encoding cytochrome c, whose translation MAQGFTSQMARNIFYGGTAFFVLLFAALIFDTEQRIPERSKSADITPAVVRGKHLWETRNCIGCHTLLGEGAYFAPELGNVYKRRGPDFIKAWIKAQPTGAPGRRQMPNFHFTDAQLDDMVEFLKWTNGVNTENWPPNIEG comes from the coding sequence ATGGCCCAAGGCTTCACCAGCCAGATGGCGCGCAACATCTTCTACGGCGGCACGGCCTTCTTCGTGCTGCTGTTTGCCGCGCTGATCTTCGATACCGAGCAACGCATCCCCGAGCGCTCGAAATCCGCCGACATCACGCCCGCCGTGGTGCGCGGCAAGCACCTCTGGGAGACGCGCAACTGCATCGGCTGCCACACGCTGCTGGGCGAGGGCGCGTACTTCGCGCCGGAGCTCGGCAACGTCTACAAGCGCCGCGGCCCCGACTTCATCAAGGCCTGGATCAAGGCCCAGCCCACCGGCGCCCCGGGCCGCCGGCAGATGCCCAACTTCCACTTCACCGATGCGCAGCTCGACGACATGGTCGAGTTCCTCAAGTGGACCAACGGCGTGAACACCGAAAACTGGCCTCCGAACATCGAGGGCTGA